In Bactrocera dorsalis isolate Fly_Bdor unplaced genomic scaffold, ASM2337382v1 BdCtg007, whole genome shotgun sequence, a single window of DNA contains:
- the LOC105228263 gene encoding uncharacterized protein LOC105228263 isoform X3 yields MSEIARNDASTESLCTVIENFKENSNTSSNHNLSSNDKKSSNCENNIADDVIHRHNIDNSEPKKPYKNDNDECKALYDNCDISQDESNSSISASVKSSTKLKKSVSFDPQDEKVRKFIEGEPIVDQKNPFKQHYSTWGNSARKKKIPPPVPAKRSTLSVRKTVTQQLREREREKEKEKERIKNETNNRKSNSGNIVSLPSPDDFVTTEEVLKQSKYVKTYVKNPDPYFVYDPSILARLKCEETRDVGDKNSSKKLRLTNQTKDRIKDLKSKPSIEASLSHSKIPFKKCSKPNYPDLSDIKIKVGTDLVGNFFNPAEVSKNAKKFDDRVKTLQISSEDDLDEIDGPLTKSESSDEVTPNLVNIKKINSESEQSKNVNFENMDVKEILEEAPEGTFTNTIKSKEFHDYLEKKGLTLIPKKIPNGAQSVYTNGRQITKPDTRISFKSPESVQISLDTTDSVRNSKKPSVFQRLLSNSIFATRRKTTPKDIVPTAKSLNNYKTHLKENLDIPQTSLKRVVLERQSFHGRPHANNNLLSPAETEFLKHQQQQSRKSFASGENVSNSLSSVLPSDELLHNSTAEEDAHTPFIKPSRRPHSKERLVSSQQNRPPPNNTILKPRAHRLYAVNNTTNVTTEGLENSSNGTLKRSVERQSLIPKRSNQTLNRKQIFNRSSSMDRNEILKKRLIRELQNKSKSDNEASKVSTPFTSKENIGEQFSTMNGPKTTSTPIRNANNDAESHTLTHRVSLTNKVYVDQQEWERLKAIKDRMDNELYLKMLQEQKRQQDAENIYERLQPQKISITQPDSVSKQPITLEPNFIRGSPQRNTFAGLTKNRQAKIIDGRALLPSSFPVNMRYISNAKESIFESTPRSQSVLGNMTYTSGNGNINRKGYEVDMGTPVVLRRKDNKISEPVCNPEQRRIGGLLTRDEILQKVKDFCRKSLNKTPIIQQSQTRVVHNKQTGLSDLSPVSYASVETNQRPASRMYAAPQVPQRMQSLPQQFIPINTAHMISEINPNTVSPIYAHVVKRSSLLSNNSEIYDSPQKINLMRQDLETPAIYVEHGNLPAPQYVLVEGDKIVPAKQVFSYYPGQTEIYAQPQYVRPYNLQPVPGAYGYISVREPLSNQQLHHRLYNGRSTPLILDQSSQQASQIYWTPRNQRLQQHSGLQPVNISSPCYMLKQLHSPSSTRIELPNRTNKKTMPNTAEIQIQHAATIESRTPNNRQIQAKPSSRQLEDLNNQHSYDWESGSEAGEVRRIFENTGNND; encoded by the exons ATGTCAGAAATTGCTAGAAATGATGCCAGTACCGAGTCACTTTGCACcgtaatagaaaattttaaagaaaatagcAACACTAGTTCCAATCACAACTTGAGTAGTAATGACAAGAAAAGTTCAAATTGTGAAAACAACATAGCTGACGATGTTATTCACAGACATAATATCGACAATTCCGAACCAAAAAAGCCTTACAAAAACGACAATGACGAATGCAAGGCCTTATATGATAACTGTGATATCTCACAAGATGAGTCGAATTCATCGATATCAGCTTCTGTTAAGTCGAGCACTAAGCTAAAAAAATCGGTTTCTTTTGATCCCCAAGACGAGAAGGTCCGCAAATTTATAGAAGGCGAACCAATTGTAGATcaaaaaaatccttttaaaCAACATTATTCCACTTGGGGAAACTCGGCTAGGAAGAAGAAAATACCGCCCCCCGTTCCAGCTAAACGATCGACGTTGAGTGTTCGAAAAACTGTCACGCAACAGCTACGAGAAAGAGAGCgtgaaaaagaaaaggaaaaagaacgaattaaaaacgaaacaaataaCCGAAAGTCAAATTCTGGTAATATTGTGTCCTTACCATCACCTGACGATTTCGTTACTACTGAAGAAGTTCTAAAACAATCCAAATATGTTAAAACATATGTGAAAAATCCGGATCCATATTTTGTTTACGACCCTTCCATACTAGCACGACTTAAATGTGAAGAAACACGTGATGTTGGTGACAAAAACTCTTCAAAAAAACTTCGTTTAACAAATCAAACTAAAGATCGTATCAAGGATTTAAAAAGTAAACCTTCAATAGAAGCATCGCTTTCACACTCAAAGATTCCCTTTAAGAAATGTTCAAAACCAAATTATCCTGATCTCTCTGACATCAAGATCAAAGTTGGTACCGATTtggttggaaatttttttaatccagCCGAAGTGTCAAAGAATGCCAAAAAGTTCGACGATAGGGTAAAAACACTTCAAATAAGTTCAGAAGATGATTTAGATGAAATAGATGGTCCCTTAACAAAAAGTGAATCGAGTGATGAGGTGACCCCGAACTTAgttaatataaagaaaataaactcaGAATCCGAACAATccaaaaacgttaactttgaaaatatggaTGTCAAAGAAATATTGGAAGAGGCGCCTGAAGGCACATTTACCAATACAATAAAATCCAAAGAGTTTCATGATTATCTTGAAAAAAAGGGTCTTACTTTGATAcccaaaaaaattccaaatggCGCACAATCTGTGTATACAAACGGCAGACAGATAACTAAACCTGATACTCGTATCTCTTTTAAAAGCCCCGAGAGCGTACAGATCTCATTAGATACAACGGACTCTGTGCGTAACTCTAAAAAGCCCTCAGTATTTCAACGTCTCCTTTCAAATAGTATTTTTGCTACTAGACGTAAAACAACTCCCAAAGATATCGTTCCTACTGCGAAATCACTAAACAATTATAAAACgcatttgaaagaaaatttagatATCCCGCAAACTTCGCTTAAGCGAGTGGTTTTAGAAAGACAAAGTTTTCACGGTCGTCCTcatgcaaataataatttattaagtcCTGCCGAAACGGAGTTCTTaaaacaccaacagcaacagtcCCGCAAGAGCTTTGCAAGTGGGGAAAACGTATCTAATTCATTATCTAGTGTCTTACCAAGTGACGAGCTGCTCCACAACTCAACAGCAGAAGAAGATGCGCACACTCCATTCATAAAACCCTCAAGACGGCCGCATTCCAAAGAGAGATTGGTAAGCTCTCAACAAAATAGACCCCCTCCAAATAATACAATACTAAAACCAAGAGCACATCGACTTTACGCTGTAAATAACACAACGAATGTAACGACGGAAGGACTTGAAAATTCGTCTAATGGTACACTAAAGCGAAGCGTTGAGCGCCAAAGCCTCATACCCAAACGAtctaatcaaactttaaaccgcaaacaaatttttaatcgtTCTAGTTCAATGGATCgtaatgaaatattgaaaaagagaCTTATACGAGAGCtgcaaaacaaatcaaaaagtgACAATGAGGCTTCTAAGGTTTCTACACCTTTCACCTCTAAAGAAAACATAGGAGAACAATTTTCTACCATGAATGGACCCAAAACAACTTCAACTCCAATCCGAAATGCAAATAATGATGCGGAAAGCCACACTTTAACACATAGGGTAAGCCTGACAAATAAAGTTTACGTCGACCAACAAGAGTGGGAACGattaaaagcaattaaagaTCGTATGGACAATGAGCTATACCTGAAAATGTTACAAGAACAAAAAAGACAACAGGATgcagaaaatatatatgaacgTCTTCAGCcacaaaaaatatcgataacgcAACCTGATAGTGTATCCAAACAGCCCATAACATTAGAACCCAACTTTATTCGGGGATCTCCACAAAGGAATACATTCGCAGGCTTGACTAAAAATAGACAAGCTAAGATTATTGATGGAAGAGCATTACTTCCATCATCTTTTCCTGTAAATATGCGGTATATTAGTAATGCTAAGGAAAGTATTTTCGAATCTACTCCTCGTAGTCAAAGCGTCTTGGGCAATATGACTTATACTTCCGGGAACGGTAATATTAACAGGAAAGGCTACGAAGTTGACATGGGTACACCAGTTGTTCTACGACGAAAAGATAACAAAATATCCGAACCGGTGTGTAATCCAGAACAGCGTCGCATCGGTGGTTTACTAACTAgagatgagattttgcaaaaagTGAAAGATTTTTGCAGAAAATCTCTAAATAAAACACCAATTATTCAACAATCACAAACTAGAGTAGTTCATAATAAGCAAACTGGTCTATCTGATTTGTCTCCAGTATCATATGCGTCTGTCGAAACGAACCAGAGGCCTGCTTCAAGAATGTATGCGGCTCCTCAAGTTCCTCAACGTATGCAGAGCTTGCCTCAACAATTCATACCAATAAATACGGCGCATATGATAAGCGAAATAAATCCAAATACAGTATCACCAATTTATGCACATGTGGTAAAAAGAAGTAGCTTACTATCAAACAATTCGGAAATTTACGATAGTCCTCAAAAAATTAACTTGATGCGACAGGATCTGGAAACTCCTGCAATATATGTAGAGCATGGAAATTTGCCTGCTCCGCAATACGTACTTGTTGAGGGTGATAAAATCGTACCTGCGAAACAAGTATTCAGCTATTATCCCGGACAGACTGAAATTTACGCCCAACCACAATACGTCCGCCCATACAATTTGCAACCTGTTCCGGGTGCTTATGGTTACATAAGTGTTCGGGAACCTCTTTCAAATCAGCAATTACACCATAGGTTGTATAATGGACGAAGTACTCCATTGATACTTGATCAGTCAAGTCAACAGGCGAGTCAAATATATTGGACGCCGCGTAATCAGCGGTTACAACAGCATTCTGGACTACAGCCAGTGAACATTAGTAGTCCCTGTTATATGCTCAAGCAACTACATTCACCGTCCTCAACTAGAATTGAGCTCCCGAATAgaactaataaaaaaacaatgcCGAACACTGCTGAAATTCAAATTCAACATGCAGCAACAATTGAAAGTAGAACGCCCAACAATCGGCAGATCCAAGCCAAACCATCATCTAGACAATTAGAAGATTTAAACAACCAACATTCCTACGATTGGGAAAGTGGCTCCGAAGCTGGCGAAGTTCGACGTATTTTTGAGAATACGGGAAACAACG attaa
- the LOC105228263 gene encoding uncharacterized protein LOC105228263 isoform X2: MSEIARNDASTESLCTVIENFKENSNTSSNHNLSSNDKKSSNCENNIADDVIHRHNIDNSEPKKPYKNDNDECKALYDNCDISQDESNSSISASVKSSTKLKKSVSFDPQDEKVRKFIEGEPIVDQKNPFKQHYSTWGNSARKKKIPPPVPAKRSTLSVRKTVTQQLREREREKEKEKERIKNETNNRKSNSGNIVSLPSPDDFVTTEEVLKQSKYVKTYVKNPDPYFVYDPSILARLKCEETRDVGDKNSSKKLRLTNQTKDRIKDLKSKPSIEASLSHSKIPFKKCSKPNYPDLSDIKIKVGTDLVGNFFNPAEVSKNAKKFDDRVKTLQISSEDDLDEIDGPLTKSESSDEVTPNLVNIKKINSESEQSKNVNFENMDVKEILEEAPEGTFTNTIKSKEFHDYLEKKGLTLIPKKIPNGAQSVYTNGRQITKPDTRISFKSPESVQISLDTTDSVRNSKKPSVFQRLLSNSIFATRRKTTPKDIVPTAKSLNNYKTHLKENLDIPQTSLKRVVLERQSFHGRPHANNNLLSPAETEFLKHQQQQSRKSFASGENVSNSLSSVLPSDELLHNSTAEEDAHTPFIKPSRRPHSKERLVSSQQNRPPPNNTILKPRAHRLYAVNNTTNVTTEGLENSSNGTLKRSVERQSLIPKRSNQTLNRKQIFNRSSSMDRNEILKKRLIRELQNKSKSDNEASKVSTPFTSKENIGEQFSTMNGPKTTSTPIRNANNDAESHTLTHRVSLTNKVYVDQQEWERLKAIKDRMDNELYLKMLQEQKRQQDAENIYERLQPQKISITQPDSVSKQPITLEPNFIRGSPQRNTFAGLTKNRQAKIIDGRALLPSSFPVNMRYISNAKESIFESTPRSQSVLGNMTYTSGNGNINRKGYEVDMGTPVVLRRKDNKISEPVCNPEQRRIGGLLTRDEILQKVKDFCRKSLNKTPIIQQSQTRVVHNKQTGLSDLSPVSYASVETNQRPASRMYAAPQVPQRMQSLPQQFIPINTAHMISEINPNTVSPIYAHVVKRSSLLSNNSEIYDSPQKINLMRQDLETPAIYVEHGNLPAPQYVLVEGDKIVPAKQVFSYYPGQTEIYAQPQYVRPYNLQPVPGAYGYISVREPLSNQQLHHRLYNGRSTPLILDQSSQQASQIYWTPRNQRLQQHSGLQPVNISSPCYMLKQLHSPSSTRIELPNRTNKKTMPNTAEIQIQHAATIESRTPNNRQIQAKPSSRQLEDLNNQHSYDWESGSEAGEVRRIFENTGNNVT; the protein is encoded by the exons ATGTCAGAAATTGCTAGAAATGATGCCAGTACCGAGTCACTTTGCACcgtaatagaaaattttaaagaaaatagcAACACTAGTTCCAATCACAACTTGAGTAGTAATGACAAGAAAAGTTCAAATTGTGAAAACAACATAGCTGACGATGTTATTCACAGACATAATATCGACAATTCCGAACCAAAAAAGCCTTACAAAAACGACAATGACGAATGCAAGGCCTTATATGATAACTGTGATATCTCACAAGATGAGTCGAATTCATCGATATCAGCTTCTGTTAAGTCGAGCACTAAGCTAAAAAAATCGGTTTCTTTTGATCCCCAAGACGAGAAGGTCCGCAAATTTATAGAAGGCGAACCAATTGTAGATcaaaaaaatccttttaaaCAACATTATTCCACTTGGGGAAACTCGGCTAGGAAGAAGAAAATACCGCCCCCCGTTCCAGCTAAACGATCGACGTTGAGTGTTCGAAAAACTGTCACGCAACAGCTACGAGAAAGAGAGCgtgaaaaagaaaaggaaaaagaacgaattaaaaacgaaacaaataaCCGAAAGTCAAATTCTGGTAATATTGTGTCCTTACCATCACCTGACGATTTCGTTACTACTGAAGAAGTTCTAAAACAATCCAAATATGTTAAAACATATGTGAAAAATCCGGATCCATATTTTGTTTACGACCCTTCCATACTAGCACGACTTAAATGTGAAGAAACACGTGATGTTGGTGACAAAAACTCTTCAAAAAAACTTCGTTTAACAAATCAAACTAAAGATCGTATCAAGGATTTAAAAAGTAAACCTTCAATAGAAGCATCGCTTTCACACTCAAAGATTCCCTTTAAGAAATGTTCAAAACCAAATTATCCTGATCTCTCTGACATCAAGATCAAAGTTGGTACCGATTtggttggaaatttttttaatccagCCGAAGTGTCAAAGAATGCCAAAAAGTTCGACGATAGGGTAAAAACACTTCAAATAAGTTCAGAAGATGATTTAGATGAAATAGATGGTCCCTTAACAAAAAGTGAATCGAGTGATGAGGTGACCCCGAACTTAgttaatataaagaaaataaactcaGAATCCGAACAATccaaaaacgttaactttgaaaatatggaTGTCAAAGAAATATTGGAAGAGGCGCCTGAAGGCACATTTACCAATACAATAAAATCCAAAGAGTTTCATGATTATCTTGAAAAAAAGGGTCTTACTTTGATAcccaaaaaaattccaaatggCGCACAATCTGTGTATACAAACGGCAGACAGATAACTAAACCTGATACTCGTATCTCTTTTAAAAGCCCCGAGAGCGTACAGATCTCATTAGATACAACGGACTCTGTGCGTAACTCTAAAAAGCCCTCAGTATTTCAACGTCTCCTTTCAAATAGTATTTTTGCTACTAGACGTAAAACAACTCCCAAAGATATCGTTCCTACTGCGAAATCACTAAACAATTATAAAACgcatttgaaagaaaatttagatATCCCGCAAACTTCGCTTAAGCGAGTGGTTTTAGAAAGACAAAGTTTTCACGGTCGTCCTcatgcaaataataatttattaagtcCTGCCGAAACGGAGTTCTTaaaacaccaacagcaacagtcCCGCAAGAGCTTTGCAAGTGGGGAAAACGTATCTAATTCATTATCTAGTGTCTTACCAAGTGACGAGCTGCTCCACAACTCAACAGCAGAAGAAGATGCGCACACTCCATTCATAAAACCCTCAAGACGGCCGCATTCCAAAGAGAGATTGGTAAGCTCTCAACAAAATAGACCCCCTCCAAATAATACAATACTAAAACCAAGAGCACATCGACTTTACGCTGTAAATAACACAACGAATGTAACGACGGAAGGACTTGAAAATTCGTCTAATGGTACACTAAAGCGAAGCGTTGAGCGCCAAAGCCTCATACCCAAACGAtctaatcaaactttaaaccgcaaacaaatttttaatcgtTCTAGTTCAATGGATCgtaatgaaatattgaaaaagagaCTTATACGAGAGCtgcaaaacaaatcaaaaagtgACAATGAGGCTTCTAAGGTTTCTACACCTTTCACCTCTAAAGAAAACATAGGAGAACAATTTTCTACCATGAATGGACCCAAAACAACTTCAACTCCAATCCGAAATGCAAATAATGATGCGGAAAGCCACACTTTAACACATAGGGTAAGCCTGACAAATAAAGTTTACGTCGACCAACAAGAGTGGGAACGattaaaagcaattaaagaTCGTATGGACAATGAGCTATACCTGAAAATGTTACAAGAACAAAAAAGACAACAGGATgcagaaaatatatatgaacgTCTTCAGCcacaaaaaatatcgataacgcAACCTGATAGTGTATCCAAACAGCCCATAACATTAGAACCCAACTTTATTCGGGGATCTCCACAAAGGAATACATTCGCAGGCTTGACTAAAAATAGACAAGCTAAGATTATTGATGGAAGAGCATTACTTCCATCATCTTTTCCTGTAAATATGCGGTATATTAGTAATGCTAAGGAAAGTATTTTCGAATCTACTCCTCGTAGTCAAAGCGTCTTGGGCAATATGACTTATACTTCCGGGAACGGTAATATTAACAGGAAAGGCTACGAAGTTGACATGGGTACACCAGTTGTTCTACGACGAAAAGATAACAAAATATCCGAACCGGTGTGTAATCCAGAACAGCGTCGCATCGGTGGTTTACTAACTAgagatgagattttgcaaaaagTGAAAGATTTTTGCAGAAAATCTCTAAATAAAACACCAATTATTCAACAATCACAAACTAGAGTAGTTCATAATAAGCAAACTGGTCTATCTGATTTGTCTCCAGTATCATATGCGTCTGTCGAAACGAACCAGAGGCCTGCTTCAAGAATGTATGCGGCTCCTCAAGTTCCTCAACGTATGCAGAGCTTGCCTCAACAATTCATACCAATAAATACGGCGCATATGATAAGCGAAATAAATCCAAATACAGTATCACCAATTTATGCACATGTGGTAAAAAGAAGTAGCTTACTATCAAACAATTCGGAAATTTACGATAGTCCTCAAAAAATTAACTTGATGCGACAGGATCTGGAAACTCCTGCAATATATGTAGAGCATGGAAATTTGCCTGCTCCGCAATACGTACTTGTTGAGGGTGATAAAATCGTACCTGCGAAACAAGTATTCAGCTATTATCCCGGACAGACTGAAATTTACGCCCAACCACAATACGTCCGCCCATACAATTTGCAACCTGTTCCGGGTGCTTATGGTTACATAAGTGTTCGGGAACCTCTTTCAAATCAGCAATTACACCATAGGTTGTATAATGGACGAAGTACTCCATTGATACTTGATCAGTCAAGTCAACAGGCGAGTCAAATATATTGGACGCCGCGTAATCAGCGGTTACAACAGCATTCTGGACTACAGCCAGTGAACATTAGTAGTCCCTGTTATATGCTCAAGCAACTACATTCACCGTCCTCAACTAGAATTGAGCTCCCGAATAgaactaataaaaaaacaatgcCGAACACTGCTGAAATTCAAATTCAACATGCAGCAACAATTGAAAGTAGAACGCCCAACAATCGGCAGATCCAAGCCAAACCATCATCTAGACAATTAGAAGATTTAAACAACCAACATTCCTACGATTGGGAAAGTGGCTCCGAAGCTGGCGAAGTTCGACGTATTTTTGAGAATACGGGAAACAACG taacttga